The Lactuca sativa cultivar Salinas chromosome 2, Lsat_Salinas_v11, whole genome shotgun sequence genome includes a window with the following:
- the LOC122196654 gene encoding uncharacterized protein LOC122196654 — MDPNQNTPTPNTPSDYEAYMQLLNSPIQQQSLFTNLPYNPQFFQQRTQQQFIQPQFIPQFQAFQQQASPQFQTQSSQVPLTQSQIVKLDNDDEMVQETPQSSRRRQARGKGKKKATAWTEEEEEALAKAWIFISCDLRRGNTQSAESFWNRVVDHFHALLGRKTDRSNDAVNGKWRDLRAICTKFNGIFENLKNMHKSGSNDFNVLSTACYQFKLTNNGKTFGHQKA; from the coding sequence ATGGATCCCAACCAAAATACTCCCACTCCAAACACTCCTAGTGATTATGAAGCTTATATGCAATTGTTGAATTCTCCAATCCAACAACAATCTTTATTCACTAACCTTCCCTACAACCCACAATTCTTCCAACAACGAACACAACAACAATTTATCCAACCTCAATTCATTCCCCAATTCCAAGCTTTTCAACAACAAGCTTCTCCACAATTCCAAACTCAATCATCTCAAGTCCCATTAACTCAATCCCAAATCGTCAAGCTCGACAACGACGATGAGATGGTCCAAGAAACACCACAATCATCTCGAAGAAGGCAAGCAAGAGGAAAAGGGAAAAAGAAAGCAACGGCTTGgaccgaagaagaagaagaagctttagCAAAAGCTTGGATTTTCATATCCTGTGATTTGAGGAGAGGCAACACGCAATCTGCAGAAAGTTTTTGGAATCGTGTTGTGGACCACTTTCACGCGCTTCTTGGAAGAAAAACGGATCGGTCCAATGACGCGGTCAATGGAAAATGGCGTGATCTTCGCGCGATTTGCACAAAGTTTAATGGCAtatttgaaaatctaaaaaaTATGCATAAAAGTGGTTCCAACGATTTCAACGTTTTATCTACCGCGTGCTACCAATTCAAACTGACCAACAACGGTAAAACATTTGGTCACCAAAAAGCGTAG
- the LOC111910858 gene encoding probable trehalose-phosphate phosphatase F translates to MAVAVEDVMDLKANHSAPVLNDPTPVNKPRLGIHDSLGPRTHFSQTPFLTIAWKKPGGVLDDVRSTNWLDAMKSSSPRNVTKYYGTDFSSNDADMAYRDWMLKYPSALTSFEQIANNARGKRIALFLDYDGTLSPIVDNPDHAFMSNAMRAAVRNIAKYIPTAIISGRSREKVRKFVGLKELYYAGSHGMDIMGPVRPPTDHNATNEEVKEGKLYQPASEFLPMINEVFVRLVELTKNIQGAKVENNKFCVSVHYRNVDEKSWTTVAQYVHDTLKQYSRLRLTHGRMVLEIRPVLKWDKGKAVEFLLESLGLSNCDDVVPIYVGDDRTDEDAFKFLREGGRGYGILVSPAPKESNAYYSLRDPSEVMEFINSLVMYKKSVP, encoded by the exons ATGGCAGTTGCTGTTGAAGACGTAATGGATCTTAAGGCTAATCATAGTGCCCCTGTACTCAATGATCCTACTCCGGTTAACAAACCACGATTAGGAATTCATGATTCCTTGGGCCCACGTACTCACTTCTCTCAAACCCCTTTTCTAACAATCGCATGGAAGAAACCTGGAGGGGTGCTTGATGATGTTCGTTCTACTAACTggttggatgccatgaaatcctctTCTCCTAGGAATGTAACCAAATATTATGGCACTGATTTTTCATCAAATGATGCTGACATGGCTTACCGTGATTGGATG CTTAAGTATCCTTCTGCTCTTACATCATTCGAACAAATTGCAAACAATGCAAGAGGCAAGAGAATAGCGTTGTTTCTTGATTATGATGGAACACTATCCCCAATTGTGGATAATCCAGATCATGCCTTCATGTCTAATGCT ATGCGTGCAGCTGTAAGAAATATTGCAAAATACATCCCAACTGCAATTATAAGTGGTAGAAGTCGTGAAAAG gtgCGCAAGTTTGTAGGACTGAAAGAACTTTATTATGCTGGAAGTCATGGGATGGACATCATGGGCCCTGTTCGACCTCCAACTGATCATAATGCCACTAATGAGGAG GTTAAAGAAGGAAAGTTATACCAGCCTGCTAGTGAATTTCTACCAATGATCAATGAGGTTTTTGTGAGGCTTGTTGAGTTGACCAAAAACATTCAAGGTGCAAAAGTTGAGAACAACAAATTCTGTGTCTCCGTGCACTACCGTAATGTAGATGAAAAg AGTTGGACAACAGTAGCACAATATGTCCACGACACTTTGAAACAGTATTCGCGTCTCAGATTGACACATGGACGAATG GTTTTAGAGATTCGGCCTGTGCTTAAATGGGACAAGGGGAAGGCTGTTGAGTTCTTGCTTGAATCACTTGGGTTAAGTAATTGCGATGATGTGGTCCCCATTTATGTAGGGGATGATAGAACCGATGAAGATGCATTTAAG TTTCTGAGAGAGGGTGGTCGAGGTTATGGTATATTGGTGTCTCCTGCACCCAAGGAAAGCAATGCGTATTATTCTCTCAGAGATCCATCAGAG GTGATGGAGTTTATAAACTCGTTGGTGATGTATAAGAAGTCGGTTCCCTGa